A genomic region of Porticoccaceae bacterium LTM1 contains the following coding sequences:
- a CDS encoding glutaredoxin family protein yields the protein MKKLLVVLIALAIWVNWTSIHNFIDPPELPAVAEGEVLVYSAEWCGYCTALKSFLAEKNIPFTELDIDKDSDAKRQFKSLGGRGIPLSVVNGEVIRGFNPDGILKALK from the coding sequence ATGAAAAAACTGTTGGTGGTTTTAATTGCTCTGGCGATCTGGGTGAACTGGACGAGCATTCACAATTTTATTGATCCACCGGAATTGCCTGCGGTGGCTGAAGGTGAAGTGTTAGTCTATTCCGCTGAGTGGTGTGGGTATTGCACGGCACTAAAATCTTTTCTGGCGGAAAAGAATATTCCTTTTACCGAACTGGATATTGATAAGGATTCCGATGCCAAGCGGCAATTCAAAAGTCTCGGTGGACGCGGCATTCCACTGTCGGTGGTGAATGGTGAGGTGATTCGGGGATTTAATCCCGATGGAATTCTGAAAGCGCTGAAATAA
- a CDS encoding formate dehydrogenase subunit delta codes for MSHDTDQLNHLIKMVNQIAANQPVELIGEEAAVNAVAGHIQKFWAPPMRERIGHYLAEGGEKLSLVAKKAVERI; via the coding sequence ATGAGCCACGACACTGATCAATTGAACCATCTGATCAAAATGGTCAACCAGATTGCCGCCAATCAACCCGTTGAATTGATTGGCGAAGAAGCGGCGGTGAACGCCGTCGCGGGGCATATACAAAAATTCTGGGCACCACCAATGAGAGAGCGAATTGGTCACTATCTGGCCGAAGGTGGTGAGAAACTATCACTGGTGGCCAAAAAGGCCGTAGAACGGATTTAA
- the fdhD gene encoding formate dehydrogenase accessory sulfurtransferase FdhD, with amino-acid sequence MDSHKMTCQQVNVQRWQGKKNETDTDKVAVEVPVAMVYNGISHVVMMATPNDLVDFALGFSLTEGIIEKPSELFSVEQKETEKGIELQLTISERRFQQLKQWRRNLTGRTGCGLCGAESLEQALHLPLPLHRGESEHGEKMDAGIIHRAMQALPEQQPINRITGAVHAAAWADLKGNITCLREDVGRHNALDKLIGALAKAERPNGFLLVTSRASYEMVQKAGWAGMNLMAAISAPTSLAIELAEKLNITLLGFTRDEGFVCYAHCDPLSF; translated from the coding sequence TTGGACTCTCATAAGATGACCTGTCAGCAAGTAAACGTGCAGAGGTGGCAGGGCAAAAAAAACGAAACCGATACCGATAAGGTGGCGGTGGAAGTGCCGGTGGCCATGGTATACAACGGCATATCCCATGTGGTGATGATGGCCACACCCAATGACCTGGTGGATTTTGCTCTCGGTTTTAGTTTGACCGAAGGGATTATTGAAAAACCCTCGGAGCTGTTCAGTGTTGAACAGAAAGAGACAGAAAAAGGTATTGAACTGCAACTGACAATCAGTGAACGTCGCTTTCAACAATTGAAGCAATGGCGCCGAAACCTGACAGGACGAACCGGTTGTGGCCTGTGTGGCGCAGAGTCGTTAGAGCAGGCGCTGCATCTGCCTTTGCCACTGCATAGGGGGGAAAGTGAGCATGGCGAAAAAATGGATGCCGGGATAATACATCGCGCCATGCAAGCACTGCCTGAACAGCAGCCAATCAATCGCATCACTGGAGCGGTTCATGCGGCGGCCTGGGCTGATTTAAAGGGAAATATAACTTGTCTTCGCGAAGATGTCGGGCGTCACAATGCGCTGGACAAATTAATAGGTGCCTTGGCAAAAGCTGAGCGCCCCAATGGCTTTTTACTGGTAACCAGCCGAGCCAGTTACGAGATGGTGCAAAAAGCCGGTTGGGCCGGGATGAATTTAATGGCAGCCATCTCGGCACCAACGTCACTGGCAATTGAGTTGGCAGAAAAATTAAATATCACCTTGCTCGGATTTACCCGCGATGAAGGGTTTGTCTGTTATGCACACTGTGACCCGTTGTCATTCTGA